One window of the Octopus sinensis linkage group LG3, ASM634580v1, whole genome shotgun sequence genome contains the following:
- the LOC115209495 gene encoding uncharacterized protein LOC115209495 isoform X2 has translation MHMFIRVSVAYIKGTFLEELKFEHVEKCAHRCMNNTKCKSFNFDDLVKTCQLYSISAATGITLTPSECPYREYYQRIDSKTVVIYGATIVTCIHISEYSNIKTEGECETLRIKKNYTAMEYSKFFKGCGVTHNAEKTYGLTGNIFWKFKLMLDEIPKMTKAVN, from the exons ATGCATATGTTTATCCGTGTGTCGGTGGCTTATATAAAAGGAACTTTTCTGGAAGAATTGAAATTTGAACATGTGGAAAAATGTGCGCACAGATGTATGAATAATACTAAATGTAAATCATTTAACTTCGATGATCTCGTAAAAACTTGTCAGCTATATTCTATCAGTGCTGCAACTGGTATCACTTTGACACCTAGTGAATGTCCGTACAGGGAGTACTACCAACGAATCG aCAGTAAAACTGTTGTTATCTACGGTGCAACTATAGTGACGTGTATTCATATTTCTGAGTACAGTAACATTAAAACAGAAGGTGAATGTGAAACCCTGCGTATTAAAAAGAACTATACAGCAATGGAAtactcaaaattcttcaagggctGTGGTGTTACTCACAATGCGGAAAAGACATACGGTTTGACTGGTAACATATTCTGGAAATTTAAGC TAATGTTGGATGAAATTCCGAAAATGACTAAGGCTGTTAATTGA